From the genome of Danio rerio strain Tuebingen ecotype United States chromosome 2, GRCz12tu, whole genome shotgun sequence, one region includes:
- the itgb1b gene encoding integrin beta-1b precursor (The RefSeq protein has 1 substitution and aligns at 99% coverage compared to this genomic sequence): MDVRLLLISVLLGLSRAQQDGNECTKASAQSCGECIQAGEKCGWCTDEGFLKQGEQKSTRCDEIEALEKKGCSKASIENPRGKITIVKNQPVTNRTKNGAKLKPDQITQIQPQQLSLNLRSGEAQKFTLKFKRAEDYPIDLYYLMDLSYSMKDDLENVKNLGTDLMKEMQKITSDFRIGFGSFVEKTVMPYISTTPAKLLNPCTSDQNCTSPFSYKNVLSLTDDGSQFNSLVSRQQISGNLDSPEGGFDAIMQVAVCGNQIGWRNVTRLLVFSTDAGFHFAGDGKLGGIVLPNDGKCHLQDNIYTMSHYYDYPSIAHLVQKLSENNIQTIFAVTEEFQPVYQELKNLIPKSAVGTLTSDSNNVIKLIIDAYNSLSSEVILENSKLPEGVSISYVSHCKNGVSGTGDTGRKCSNISIGDEVAFEVAITAKGCPLNGKSETMKIKLLGFTEEVEVVLNFICECECHKDGIKNSPVCHFGNGTLECGACRCNEGRIGRVCECSKDEVRTEDLDANCRMDNGTDICSNNGDCVCGTCECKKRDNPEERYSGKFCECDNFNCDRSNNKLCGGHGRCDCRKCICDANYTGSACDCSLDTSTCLASNKQICNGRGNCECGACKCTDTKFQGPTCEICPTCPGVCTEHKDCVQCRAFGTGDKKDTCEEQCSYFTMKVVKKKEDLPQPNDQPIINHCKERDANDCWFFFTYATRNDSSVMVHVAEELECPSGPDIIPIVAGVVAGIVLIGLALLLIWKLLMIIHDRREFAKFEKEKMNAKWDAGENPIYKSAVTTVVNPKYEGK, translated from the exons ATGGACGTAAGGCTGCTCCTGATTTCAGTTCTGCTTGGACTCAGCAGGGCACAACAAG atggtAATGAATGCACCAAGGCTTCGGCCCAGTCCTGTGGCGAATGCATTCAGGCCGGAGAAAAGTGTGGCTGGTGTACAGATGAG GGCTTTCTGAAACAGGGAGAGCAGAAATCCACACGCTGTGATGAAATCGAGGCTCTGGAGAAAAAGGGCTGTTCCAAGGCCAGCATTGAAAATCCTCGTGGAAAGATAACCATCGTCAAGAACCAGCCTGTGACAAACCGCACAAAAAATGGAGCAAAACTGAAGCCAGATCAGATCACCCAGATTCAGCCTCAGCAGCTCAGCCTGAACCTCAGATCGG GCGAAGCGCAGAAGTTTACTCTGAAATTCAAGAGGGCTGAGGATTACCCCATAGACCTCTACTACCTGATGGACCTCAGCTACTCTATGAAAGATGATTTGGAAAACGTCAAAAACCTGGGAACCGACCTGATGAAAGAAATGCAAAAGATCACCTCTGACTTCAGGATTG GCTTCGGTTCTTTTGTGGAGAAAACTGTGATGCCATACATCAGCACGACTCCGGCCAAACTGCTGAACCCCTGCACGTCAGACCAGAACTGCACCAGTCCGTTCAGCTATAAGAATGTGCTGAGTTTGACCGATGACGGCTCTCAGTTTAATAGCTTGGTGAGCAGGCAGCAGATCTCAGGAAACCTGGACTCACCCGAGGGAGGCTTCGATGCCATCATGCAAGTGGCTGTCTGTGGG AATCAGATTGGCTGGAGGAATGTCACTCGTCTCCTTGTGTTTTCCACGGACGCTGGATTCCACTTTGCTGGAGACGGAAAACTGGGCGGCATCGTGCTTCCTAATGACGGGAAATGCCATCTGCAGGATAACATTTACACCATGAGCCATTactat GACTATCCATCCATTGCACATCTCGTTCAGAAACTGAGTGAAAACAACATCCAGACCATTTTTGCTGTAACCGAGGAGTTCCAGCCTGTTTACCAG GAGCTGAAAAACCTCATTCCCAAGTCAGCAGTGGGAACGCTTACCTCCGACTCCAACAATGTGATCAAACTCATTATTGATGCATATAAT TCTCTGTCCTCCGAGGTGATTCTGGAAAACAGCAAGCTACCTGAAGGTGTGTCCATCTCCTACGTCTCCCACTGCAAGAACGGAGTGAGTGGAACAGGAGATAATGGGAGAAAGTGCTCCAACATCTCCATTGGGGACGAG GTGGCATTCGAGGTGGCGATCACTGCAAAAGGCTGTCCTTTGAATGGAAAGTCTGAGACCATGAAGATTAAACTGCTGGGCTTCACTGAGGAGGTGGAGGTCGTCCTCAACTTCATCTGTGAATGCGAGTGTCACAAAGATGGGATTAAAAACAGCCCAGTGTGTCATTTTGGCAATGGTACCCTGGAGTGTGGAGCGTGCAG GTGCAATGAGGGACGCATTGGCAGAGTTTGTGAATGTAGCAAAGATGAGGTGAGGACTGAAGATTTGGACGCAAACTGTCGTATGGATAATGGCACTGACATCTGCAGCAACAACGGAGACTGCGTTTGTGGAACGTGCGAATGCAAGAAAAGAGACAACCCTGAGGAGAGATACAGTGGAAAGTTCTGCGAGTGCGACAACTTTAACTGCGATCGCTCAAACAACAAGCTCTGTGGAG GTCACGGTCGGTGTGATTGCAGAAAGTGTATCTGTGATGCTAACTACACCGGCAGCGCGTGCGACTGCTCTCTGGACACCTCCACCTGTCTGGCCAGCAATAAACAGATCTGTAACGGCCGCGGCAACTGTGAATGCGGCGCCTGTAAATGTACCGACACCAAGTTTCAGGGTCCGACTTGTGAAATCTGCCCAACGTGCCCTGGAGTTTGTACTGAACACAA GGATTGCGTCCAGTGCCGGGCATTTGGTACCGGTGACAAGAAAGACACGTGCGAGGAGCAATGCAGCTATTTTACTATGAAGGTCGTGAAAAAGAAAGAGGATCTTCCTCAACCCAACGATCAGCCCATCATCAATCACTGCAAAGAGCGGGACGCCAACGACTGCTGGTTCTTCTTCACTTACGCCACCAGGAACGACAGCAGCGTTATGGTCCACGTGGCCGAGGAGCTTG AGTGTCCCTCTGGCCCTGACATCATCCCTATTGTAGCGGGTGTGGTCGCAGGAATCGTTCTGATAGGTTTAGCCCTTCTGCTCATCTGGAAGCTGCTCATGATCATTCATGACCGCAGAGAGTTTGCCAAATTCGAGAAGGAGAAGATGAATGCTAAGTGGGACGCG GGTGAAAACCCCATTTACAAGAGCGCTGTGACAACGGTGGTCAACCCTAAATATGAGGGCAAATA